The Actinoplanes sp. N902-109 genomic interval CATCCCGGACGCCGCCCGCCGGGCCGCGCAGCTGCCGCACGAGTTCTCCGGCGGCATGCGCCAGCGCGCGATGATCGGCATGGGCCTGATGGGCGACCCGGAGCTGATCATCGCCGACGAGCCGACCACCGCGCTGGACGTCACCGTGCAGCGGCAGGTGCTCCAGCTGCTGGCGGGCATCCGCGCCGAGCGTTCGCTGGGGCTGCTGTTCATCAGCCACGACGTCACCGTGGTCGGGCAGGTCTGCGAGCGGGTGCTGGTGATGTACGCCGGCCGCATCGTCGAGGACCTGCCGGTCACGGCGTTGCGGGACGACGCCCGGCATCCGTACACCCGGGCGCTGGTGGCGGCGGTGCCGACCATGACCACCGACCGGGACCGCCCGCTCGCGGTGATCCCGGGCCGCCCGCCGGACCCGCACGCGCTGCCGCCGGGCTGCGCCTTCGCCCCGCGCTGCCCGCTGGCCACCGCCCGCTGCCGGGAGCAGGACCCGCCGCTGGCCGGCTACGGCGACCACCGCCGGGTGGCCTGCTGGCACGCCGGTCCCACCGCCCCCACCGTGGTGGCATCCGTTCCGTTGGAGGGAGAACAGGCATGACCATCGACGCCGACCACTGGTCGCGGCGGCTCGCCGAGCTGGCCGGGCAGCAGCACGTGCCGGGCGCGACCCTGGGCGTGCTCCGGATGTCCGCCGGGGCCGACGACGAGCTCGTCGAGGCCGCCCACGGGGTGCTGAACCTGCGCACCGGGGTGCCGGCCACCGTGGACTCGCTGTTCCAGCTGGGCTCGATCACCAAGGTGTGGACCGCCACGCTGGTCCTGCAGCTGGTCGACGAGGGCAAGCTGCACCTGGACGCCCCGCTCGTCGAGGTGCTGCCGGAGCTGCGGCTCGGCGATCCCGCGGTGACCGCCAAGCTCACCATGCGGCATCTGCTGACCCACACCAGCGGCATCGACGGCGACATCTTCACCGACACCGGCCGCGGCGACGACTGCCTGGAGAAGTACGTCGCCCTGCTGGCCGACGCGGCGCAGAACCACCCGCTGGACGCCACCTGGTCCTACTGCAACTCGGGCTACTCGCTGGCCGGGCGGGTGGTCGAGAAGCTCACCGGCACCACCTGGGACGCGGCGCTGCGCGAGCGGCTGATCGCCCCGCTCGGGCTGACCCGCACGGTGACCCTGCCCGAGGAGGCGCTGCTGCACCGGGCGGCGCTGGGGCACCTGACCGACGAGGGGGAGCAGGTCCCGGCGCCGGTCTGGGGCATCCCCCGCTCGGCCGGTCCGGCCGGGGCGGTGGTGTCCACCGCTGCCGAGCTGCTGCTGTTCGCCCGGATGCACCTCAGCGGCGGGGTGGCCCGCGACGGCACCCGGGTGCTCAGCGCGGCGAGCGCCGCCGCGATGGCCGCCCACCAGGTCCAGCTGCCCGACACCCACCTGCTCGGCGACTCGTGGGGGCTGGGCTGGGAGCGGATGGACTGGGCCGGGCACCGGCTGATCGGGCACGACGGCAACACCATCGGGCAGGCGGCGTTCCTGCGGATACTGCCCGAGCGGGGCCTGGCTGTCGCGCTGCTGACCAACGGCGGCAACAGCGCCAAGCTGTACGAGCAGCTGTACCGGGAGATCTTCGCCGAGCTGGCCGACGTGCCGGTGCCGCACCCGCTCGGGCCGCCGGACCTGCCGGTGGACGTCGACGTGACCCCGTACCTGGGCGGCTACGAGCGGGCCAGCATCCGTCAGGAGGTGCGGGCCGGTGCCAACGGGCCGGTGCTGCGGGTCAGCGTGACCGGGCCGCTGGCCGAGGTGCTGCCGGAGGACGACGCCGACTACCCGATGGTGGCGGTCGCCCCGGACCTGTTCGTCTGCCAGGACCCGGAGACCGGCAACTGGATCCCGGCCGCGTTCTACCAGCTGCCGACCGGGGAACGGTTCGTCCACTTCGGCGCCCGGGCCACCCCGTGCGTGAGCTGAGGTTCGAGGCGGTCACCGTCCGGTTCGGGTCGCGCCGGTCCGGCACCGCGGCCGTCGACGGCGTCGACCTGGTGGTGCCCGCCGGGCAGGTGGTCGGGCTGGTCGGCGAGTCCGGGTCGGGCAAGTCCACGCTGGCCCGGGCCGCGGCCGGGCTGGTACCGCTCACCGCCGGGCGGATCCTGCTGGACGGCCGCCCGCCGGTCGTGCGGCGCGGGCAGCCCCGCCCGCTGCAGATGGTGTTCCAGGACCCGTACTCCGCGCTCGACCCGCGGATGACCGTCGGCGCCTCGGTGGCCGAGGCCGTCCCGCGCCACCCGCCGCTGGGGGCCGCCGGCCGGCGCACCGAGGTGGCCCGGCTGCTGGAGCTGGTGGGGCTGGCCGCGGACCGGGCCGGGGCCCGCCCGGACGAGCTGTCCGGCGGCCAGCGGCAGCGGGTGGCGCTGGCCCGCGCGCTGGCCGGGCGGCCCGAGGTGATCGTGGCCGACGAGATCACCTCGGCGCTGGACGTGTCGATCCAGGGCGCGGTGCTCAACGTCATCCGCGACCTGCACCGGCAGCTGCGGCTGACCATGCTGTTCATCTCGCACAACCTGGCGGTGGTGCGCTACGTCAGCGACATCGTGGCGGTCATGCGGCAGGGCCGGATCGTCGAGTGCGGCCCGGCCGGGCAGGTGCTGGCCGAGCCCCGGCACGAGTACACCCGGGAGCTGCTCGCCGCTGTTCCGCGGCCCGGCGCCCCGCTCTAGGGTTCGTGGGCATGAGTCAGCTGCCGCACGCCAGTCTGGGCCGGGTGCTCGACGATCTGGGCGCGACCCTGCTGGACCTGGTGCACGGCGACCCGTCGGCCGCCGAGCCGATCGCCGGGGTGGTCATCCACGACCCGTACGACGAACCGGAGCTGCCCGCGCACAGCCTGGTGCTCGGGGTGGGGCTGCGCGACCCGGCCGAGATCGCGGCGCAGCTGCGCAAGCTCGGCAGACAGGGCGCCGCGGCCCTGGTCGTCCGGGCGCCGCTGCCGCCGGGCGGCGAACCGCGGGCGGCGTCCGCCGAGTCCGGGGTGGCGCTGCTGACGCTGACCCGCGGCGCCTCCTGGGCCCAGCTGGCCGCGCTGCTGCGCTCGATGCTGCGGCACGGTGAGGTGGGCGCGGCCGAGCCGGAGATGCTCGGCGGGATGCCCGCGGGTGACCTGTTCGCGCTGGCCAACGCGGTCGCCGCGCTGGTCGACGCGCCGGTCACGATCGAGGACCCGGACTCGCGGGTGCTGGCGTTCTCCGGCCGCCAGGAGGAGGCCGACGCCTCGCGGGTGGAGACCATCCTGGGGCGGCAGGTGCCCGACCGCTTCGCCCGGCTGCTGTCGCGCGCCGGGGTGCACCGGGACCTGCACCACAGCGACGAGCCGGTGTACGTGCACCCACCGGCCACCGCGACGGGCGACTTCACCGTGCCCCG includes:
- a CDS encoding serine hydrolase, yielding MTIDADHWSRRLAELAGQQHVPGATLGVLRMSAGADDELVEAAHGVLNLRTGVPATVDSLFQLGSITKVWTATLVLQLVDEGKLHLDAPLVEVLPELRLGDPAVTAKLTMRHLLTHTSGIDGDIFTDTGRGDDCLEKYVALLADAAQNHPLDATWSYCNSGYSLAGRVVEKLTGTTWDAALRERLIAPLGLTRTVTLPEEALLHRAALGHLTDEGEQVPAPVWGIPRSAGPAGAVVSTAAELLLFARMHLSGGVARDGTRVLSAASAAAMAAHQVQLPDTHLLGDSWGLGWERMDWAGHRLIGHDGNTIGQAAFLRILPERGLAVALLTNGGNSAKLYEQLYREIFAELADVPVPHPLGPPDLPVDVDVTPYLGGYERASIRQEVRAGANGPVLRVSVTGPLAEVLPEDDADYPMVAVAPDLFVCQDPETGNWIPAAFYQLPTGERFVHFGARATPCVS
- a CDS encoding ABC transporter ATP-binding protein — protein: MRELRFEAVTVRFGSRRSGTAAVDGVDLVVPAGQVVGLVGESGSGKSTLARAAAGLVPLTAGRILLDGRPPVVRRGQPRPLQMVFQDPYSALDPRMTVGASVAEAVPRHPPLGAAGRRTEVARLLELVGLAADRAGARPDELSGGQRQRVALARALAGRPEVIVADEITSALDVSIQGAVLNVIRDLHRQLRLTMLFISHNLAVVRYVSDIVAVMRQGRIVECGPAGQVLAEPRHEYTRELLAAVPRPGAPL